The sequence TGTCTCTGTGTCCCATTTTCCTGGATGTAAGTTAGAAGGACGCCTGGCAATACACGTCCAATCTCAATGTGACAACTTGTGAGCCTGCAGCAAATCTGAGCGCTGAGTTTTGCAAATTTGTAGTTGCTGGGTTTTCAGCTGTACCAAAGTAGCCAACTCTTCCTCAGGTGAATGGGCTCTCACTCTGATGATGGCACTGAGCATTCTTCCTGTTGAGAAACTCTGCATGATTTAATGTGTGTTACCAGCAGTAGACGTTGTGAACCAGACCTGTAGCATCAGTTTTAGATTGGTTTATTTTTGGAAGACAGTTGTAACAAGTCAAATCTAAGCGTGCTAATGAAATACTGCATACTTGTCGCTCGATTTAGCTTGTGACCTTGGATTTGATATTTGGACTGAGAAGATGAGTTGCACCAATCTGTAGAAATGGAAAAATAtatactttcttttaaaaaatctggcAAGAAGGAACAGAATGAGTGCTCATCTTTTGTCTGCGTCATATCGATAGGATCTGAAAGTGCCCTTCATCCTGGGAAGTTCTGTGGGATATTATAGTCGTCACTTACTCAGCACCAGCACACTAGTTGAAACTGGCCATGGGTTGGGGAATTGCTTTCTGTTTGGTTACAGGGTTATGTTTGTGAGGCCTTAAATGGTTTGGAATGCTTTTATCCTACACAGCTGTGCAGAGGGGTAAGGTGTGCATGTACAGTTGTGTGTTTACTGCGATCAAGAATTGCTCTCAGTCTGTGCTTTCAGCAGCCAGAGATCACTGTTTGACATGTCTTCAATTTTCCCTCTCACTCCGAGAGGGTGCTGAGAAACTTGCTTTCTCCTGCCAGTGTTGTCAGCATGGAATTCATGTCAATGACTGCCATGTTGGACCTTCCTGTTTGCAATGTGAGCGGGTTACAGGGAGCCATCAGACAAGAGGACGCTTGAGAAGGGTTGTGGACAACGTTAGGACTTAAAGTGTCTGGTACCAAGGAAGGCTGCTGTCCCTCATCCAAAATTGCTCCAAAATCAATCTGTGTGTTCGCCAGGTCCAAAGGGTCAATGGGGCTCGACATCGGATTGGTCTCTGGATACATTCTTGAGTCAAGCTTCATGGGCTCCATGCTGGGCATCAGCGGGTGATGCTGAAGGGCGCAGTTGATTTGTGGTGAATGCATCATCATGAGATTTTCCATCTGAGGCTTGCCTTGTTGCTTGAGGTCAGAGAAGAACAAGTGCCCATCTTGCGGCTGCACTTGAGGACAAGGCTCTGGTGCATGGCTGATTGGCCGACCTGAGTTTGTAGGAGGTGCAGCTTTGTGAGCAGGGTTCATGTGGGTTAGAGCGAGCGGGTACTGCAGCGGCTGGCGGGGTGGAAGGCAGTACTGTCTACTTCGAAATTTCTGTGCTGCAGGAGGGTGGGGCACTATCCTCGGGTTGAAACACTGAGCCCCTGCACTGACTGACGTCTTTGCTTGGGCTGGAGTCGAAGGACTTAATAAATTCAGTTGGCTTTGGCAGTTGATGTACCTTAGAGACATGTGCGGTGGACTTTGAGTTTGGAAGCTGTTTGGGGGAGAGCTATGTATGGTTTGGCATTGACTTATTTCTGGCCTGTCCATATGGATGGGCATCAGTGTTTCTGCACTGGCATCCTTTGCTGGTTGGCCCCATATCAGAGCTTGCTGGGACTGGACATAGTTCCTCACCATCATCTCCTTAACTTGCATCATTGGTGTGTGGGCACCAGTCCACCTGTCTTCATCCAATGGGGAGCCAAAATGCCTCACGCCTAAGGCTGGAGCAGAGTCTGGATGGCGCAAGTTGGCAGAGTGTTCCTGGGTCATACTATGTGGACTGGGCAGTGCGTGCCTGGATTGGTTGTAATCTGGCTGCTTTGAGTTTTGGTATGGGTTTAACATTGTCGCCGACTGCTGGAATGACAAGGTCGGTTTCACTGACTGTTGACACCCAGCGAGCATCTTCTCGTGTGCGGTCAACACATCCTGGGGATTCTGGGTCATGTCCAAACGATTGTGGTTGAACATCATGGGTGGATGGGATGATTGCGGATTCAGATTGACCTGCCTCAGGCACAGATTGGAATGGGCTAGTTCTTGCTGGACACTGCGGGTGTTGGGAATCTCGATGGGGGCAATATCCATACTTCCCGAGCTTACCTCATTCCACTGGATTGGCATATTGTTTGCCTGTAAACATTCCCTGTTTGGGAATTGTGTGTCGTATTGATTCATTGGACACTGACTGTCACTGTCATGTTGGAGTGACATGTTGCTGGCCATTGGGCCCTGGTTGAAAGAGCTCTGTGCGGCTCCCAGGTTTCTGCTGGAGTTACCAGAGAGAGTCCGGTTGTGAAAATCCATGCAGCTGTGAGATCCAGGAGCTTGGTTGGGACAAACATGATTTAAGGGAGCCATGTTGGCCTCCTGATAGTTACTATAGATTGCCATGTCGTCAGGTAACCCTAGACTGGCTGGATGGGATGTATCCATGGCGAGCGTCTCCATGACAACGTTTTCAGTAATGCTGGGTGGCCGAGGGGAATGGATGTGTCCATGGAGGTTGGAGGTGGAACCTGCAGAGTGCTGTAGTTGGCAGCGCTGTCTTGCCACTGCCACTGGATGCATGTGATGGAGATTGTGAAGCCGTGGCACTTTGGGTACTGACTGGGTCTCAGCAACAGGTTCGCAGATGCCAGGAATCTCAGGGGATCTCAGCACCCCTGCCCTGTAGCCATGGGACCCCCCTCCTCCACTGTTTGGGCATTCCAGTCCATCAGGTGGGAACAAGGCAGGGTTTGCGTGACCGCTAGCATGTGAGGGCCTGGCATCCACGCCCACCTGTTCCGCAGCCACTAACGGGGTGGGTGGTGGACCACCAGTGGCTGCGGCGTACTTGGCTTTGAGATGATACAGCTGGGCTGGCGAGAGGTTTGGCAGGGCTGGGCAGGTGGCAGATGACGCCATCTCGCCATATCCCCGCAAAGCGCCAGGTGACGTGGGGGGGTAGCACTCGGACGGAGTGCCTTCGTTAGCATGGCCCCCGAGCAGAGAGCTATCGCTGGACCGTCGACTTGGCAGGTAAGGAGTTACAGCCGACGAACGACGGCTGACAGTGTAGGCTGAGCTGATGGTGCTGCTGGTGCTACCTCGGCGCTCCAGAAGTGGGCTCCGGCCTGCTGCATCCCTCACGACTAATTCCATGATTCGGTGACAGGGCAGAGCAGAGAGCTCACACACTGCGTTTTGTCCGTGTGAACCTACAAGGCAGAAGACAGAGCAGGTTACAGTATCCCCTTTACATCTGAGAGATACACACACCGCCCACAAGGCCATGTCAGAGAGTGAGTGTTGACGTGCCCTCTGCCCCTGCACCCAGGCCCCTGAACCCTGCACCATGACTCTAGCACCTAACCCCTGCCCCTTGACCACAGCATCCTGCCCCTTGATCCCTGACCTCTGCTCCCTGACCCCTGCCCCACACTCCTTGACCAGAGCACCTTGGCCCCAGCTCAACCTCTAACCTCAGCCCCCTGACCCCTGCCTCCTGCCATCAGAACATAAGaagtaagagcaggagtaggccatctggcccatccaGCCACCTctggcattcaataagatcgtggctgtccttttcatggactcagctccactcacctgcTCGCTctctgtagcccttaattcctttactgctcaaaaatctaccatcgccttaaaaatatccaatgaGGTAGgatcaactgcttcactgggcagggaatttcacaggttcacagccctttgggtgaagaggttcctcctcaactcagtacTAAGTCAAcgcccctttattttgaggctatacccCCTCATTGTAGTCTTGCCCATCCATGGATACAACCTCCCTGCACCTATCTTCCTGCCCCCAGCCCCCTGGCTCcgcgccccgccccccccaccccttgctCACCACTGCCTTGTATCGAGGGGAGTTTCAGCCCTCGTGATGGAACTGCGGTTTTACGGCTTTGCCTCAGCTTTCCGATTTTCAGGTCGGCCAGTCGCTGGAGCGCTGTGCCATTCCTCCGCAGCCTGGCATCTGGCACCCGGGCCGCAGAATCCCCTGAGGCAACATCTTCAACGTTGGTCAGATCCTCGGAGCTGCCCCCACCATTGGTGTTCATCTCCACACCACTGTCATTGTTGTTGGCGCTTCCTGGCAGAGagccttcactgctgctgggcgAGTGGTCTCCAGGGCTGGCCTCGAATGTCTGGGCAGCAAAAGAGAAGCAGCTAGGTTTCTCCGCACTTCTCACAGTCTCCCGCTTTGTGCCTGTGCCAAGGCCTGCCCTGGCCCAATTGCACCCAATACAAACCTGAATGGGTGGCGAGGTATGACCCTGTAG is a genomic window of Stegostoma tigrinum isolate sSteTig4 chromosome X, sSteTig4.hap1, whole genome shotgun sequence containing:
- the LOC125448319 gene encoding zinc finger protein GLI1-like; this encodes MEAVPQAGTATEGRLHEEHINWRYYPRTTGQPRSPACDSQQHDSTSRPLMPADSLLHNTGYLDGASVPQSEQGLVRSECPVFSDVPLLSMSPPQNQARGSQPVFTTMQQLQNQHPAPGQCHSNTVPRGLASAEGFSSRFSSPRSMLKVNRKWSSSISPLSDNNIDLHTMIRTSPNSLVAFINNSHCSSAASGSYGHLSVTGISPTCGFPHPPTPSSKHQQFPIQPRGLATTFGNSQPSVPCSSQQPIGVTLLTRSQLQRPSKPFQAESSVSSSLDPINARYLEERSEGDVSSPASTGTQDHLLGRDDGDKDDGKQEPAVYETNCHWEGCSKEFDAQEQLVHHINNEHIHGERKEFVCHWQECSREQRPFKAQYMLVVHMRRHTGEKPHKCTFESCNKAYSRLENLKTHLRSHTGEKPYICEHEGCNKAFSNASDRAKHQNRTHSNEKPYICKIPYCTKRYTDPSSLRKHVKTVHGPEAHITKKQRGDINVRPPATQDGARPLPGQDGDAAHDEGSNAASTDFLQHTLMVPDTTMTFEASPGDHSPSSSEGSLPGSANNNDSGVEMNTNGGGSSEDLTNVEDVASGDSAARVPDARLRRNGTALQRLADLKIGKLRQSRKTAVPSRGLKLPSIQGSGSHGQNAVCELSALPCHRIMELVVRDAAGRSPLLERRGSTSSTISSAYTVSRRSSAVTPYLPSRRSSDSSLLGGHANEGTPSECYPPTSPGALRGYGEMASSATCPALPNLSPAQLYHLKAKYAAATGGPPPTPLVAAEQVGVDARPSHASGHANPALFPPDGLECPNSGGGGSHGYRAGVLRSPEIPGICEPVAETQSVPKVPRLHNLHHMHPVAVARQRCQLQHSAGSTSNLHGHIHSPRPPSITENVVMETLAMDTSHPASLGLPDDMAIYSNYQEANMAPLNHVCPNQAPGSHSCMDFHNRTLSGNSSRNLGAAQSSFNQGPMASNMSLQHDSDSQCPMNQYDTQFPNRECLQANNMPIQWNEVSSGSMDIAPIEIPNTRSVQQELAHSNLCLRQVNLNPQSSHPPMMFNHNRLDMTQNPQDVLTAHEKMLAGCQQSVKPTLSFQQSATMLNPYQNSKQPDYNQSRHALPSPHSMTQEHSANLRHPDSAPALGVRHFGSPLDEDRWTGAHTPMMQVKEMMVRNYVQSQQALIWGQPAKDASAETLMPIHMDRPEISQCQTIHSSPPNSFQTQSPPHMSLRYINCQSQLNLLSPSTPAQAKTSVSAGAQCFNPRIVPHPPAAQKFRSRQYCLPPRQPLQYPLALTHMNPAHKAAPPTNSGRPISHAPEPCPQVQPQDGHLFFSDLKQQGKPQMENLMMMHSPQINCALQHHPLMPSMEPMKLDSRMYPETNPMSSPIDPLDLANTQIDFGAILDEGQQPSLVPDTLSPNVVHNPSQASSCLMAPCNPLTLQTGRSNMAVIDMNSMLTTLAGESKFLSTLSE